Proteins from one Salarias fasciatus chromosome 14, fSalaFa1.1, whole genome shotgun sequence genomic window:
- the rcbtb2 gene encoding RCC1 and BTB domain-containing protein 2: MLDVGKWPVFALLPPEELRLIRQACVFGSAANEAFYVTVNDEVFALGTNCSGCLGLGDLQSTIEPRRIDVLCGKKIVSLSYGTGPHVVIATAEGEVFAWGHNGYSQLGNGTTNHGLTPALVSTNLLNKRVTEVACGSHHTIALTTDGEVYAWGYNNSGQVGSGSTANQPTPRRVSSCLQSKVVVNIACGQLCSMAVLDNGEIYGWGYNCNGQLGLGNNGNQQTPCRIAALQGVNIVQVACGYAHTLALTDEGFVYAWGANSYGQLGTGNKSNQALPTLINTDKERMVEVAACHTSHTSAAKTQSGQVLMWGQCRGQAVASPHLTHFSTTDDVFACFATPAVTWHLLSVDGDDYLTVAQSLKKEFDSPEISDLKFLVDGKCIHVHKALLKIRCEHFRVLLNETDEDAIEVHQFSYLVYRAFLEYLYTDSINLPPEDAIGLLDLATFYRESRLKRLCQETIKRGISEDNAITLLSAAVKYEARDLEEFCFKFCVNHLTAVTQTQAFADMDHDLLKNFINKASRYGAFKN, translated from the exons ATGCTGGACGTGGGGAAGTGGCCAGTGTTTGCACTCCTACCTCCTGAGGAACTGCGGCTTATCCGGCAGGCTTGTGTCTTTGGCAGCGCCGCAAATGAAGCCTTCTATGTTACAGTTAATGATGAG GTTTTCGCTCTGGGCACCAACTGCAGCGGCTGTTTAGGGCTCGGAGACCTTCAAAGCACTATTGAGCCACGCAGGATCGATGTGTTGTGTGGAAAGAAGATTGTGTCCCTGAGCTACGGAACAGGACCACACGTGGTTATCGCCACTGCAG AGGGCGAGGTGTTTGCCTGGGGCCACAATGGCTACAGCCAGCTGGGAAACGGGACCACCAACCACGGACTGACCCCGGCGCTGGTGTCCACCAACCTCCTCAACAAGAGGGTGACAGAAGTGGCCTGTGGCTCCCACCACACCATCGCCCTCACCACAGATGGAGAG GTGTACGCCTGGGGTTACAACAACTCGGGACAAGTGGGCTCGGGGTCGACCGCCAACCAGCCGACGCCGCGCCGGGTCAGCAGCTGCCTGCAGAGCAAAGTGGTGGTGAACATCGCCTGCGGTCAGCTGTGCTCCATGGCCGTACTGGACAACGGAGAG ATCTACGGTTGGGGCTACAACTGCAATGGACAGCTGGGTTTGGGAAACAATGGGAACCAGCAGACCCCGTGCAGGATCGCCGCCTTGCAAGGCGTCAACATTGTGCAG GTTGCGTGCggatatgcacacacactggcgCTGACGGACGAGGGCTTTGTTTATGCGTGGGGAGCAAACTCGTACGGACAGCTGGGAACGGGCAACAAGAGTAACCAAGCTCTGCCCACCTTAATAAACACAGACAAAGAGAG GATGGTGGAAGTGGCTGCATGCCACACCAGCCACACGTCGGCCGCCAAGACGCAGAGCGGCCAGGTCCTGATGTGGGGTCAGTGCCGGGGTCAGGCGGTGGCCAGCCCCCACCTCACacacttcagcaccacggacgaCGTGTTCGCCTGCTTCGCCACGCCGGCCGTCACGTGGCACCTCCTCTCAGTCG ATGGTGACGACTACCTGACAGTCGCTCAGTCTTTGAAGAAGGAATTCGACAGCCCAGAAATTTCCGACCTGAAGTTTCTGGTCGACGGGAAGTGCATCCACGTCCACAAGGCCCTGCTGAAAATCAG gtgTGAGCATTTTCGCGTGTTGCTGAACGAAACGGACGAAGACGCCATCGAAGTCCACCAGTTCTCGTACCTGGTGTACCGAGCCTTCCTGGAGTATCTCTACACGGACAGCATCAACCTGCCGCCGGAGGACGCCATCG ggctgctggacttggccacgTTCTACCGAGAGAGCCGGCTGAAGAGGCTGTGCCAGGAAACCATCAAGAGGGGCATCTCCGAGGACAACGCCATCACCTTGCTCTCCGCCGCCGTCAAGTATGAGGCTCGG GACCTGGAGGAGTTCTGCTTCAAGTTTTGTGTCAACCACCTAACGGCCGTCACGCAGACTCAGGCCTTTGCGGACATGGACCATGACCTGCTCAAGAACTTCATTAACAAAGCCAGCCGCTACGGGGCCTTCAAAAACTGA